The genomic interval GGAAAAATGGAGGGATTGTCTTTGAATGCTGACATCAAATAGCAACTTCactttaaaggaaataagaaaattgtttttgtttttatttttgtttttgttttttgtcctgAATCAAATTTGAGTGGCATGGCAACACAGATTTAAATATCCCTGAAAGCATATTCCACTGTAAAAGAActttcatatgaatattcatagCCAAAGAACAAGCCAAATCATAAATTAATACATTCGGTAGATAAGTGGGTAGAAGTATCAGGTGATTGCAGCAGAGTGGGAGAACCTCTTCTATAGGTTTGAAGTGTTATAGCAATCTTAGCTTCATGGTTGTGGGGGCTAGCAGCCTGCTAAGCTTAGTGATACATTCCCAGAGGTTTACTTAATAGTCATGAGGATATTAGATCAGATgcagaagatgaaagaaaaggCTACTAAAAGAGTTTAAGATAGCTCGAGGTGATTTTGGCTCTGCACAAGCAACATTCCAACCATGTTCAACTCAGCCAAGTTTAAACAGTCGGCAGAATCTTCAGATATATGCAACTCTTAAGAGAACTTTAGCTGCACAAGAGAGAGTTTAAGATAATGTCAAAAAATATTGGACTCTAAATTGAGTAAAGAGATGGCATGAGTAAACTCCTGGTTGGAGTAAGGtgaaatcttggtgtagttttaatttgcatttctcaaattgctacAGATGTTCAACACTTTTTCATAGATCTGTTGActgtgtgtcttcttttgagaagtatctgtttagttcctttgcccatttgctgttttttgttgttgtttttgtttgtttgtttgttttttgagttctttgtatatcctgtaAATTAAAGCCTCATTTGAGGTGtgggtggtaaagattttctcccatttggaAGGCTTTCCTTTGTTgcgaagaagctttttagtttgataccatcctattcattgattcttgattttatttcttgtgctttatgTCTTTTTCAGGAAGTTCCTAGCTGGCatattggagtgttgggcctacatttttttctagcagGTACAGGCTATTTGGCTTAtgtctaggtctttgatccactttgaactgagttttgtgcaaggtgagagagataggggttaaatttcattctactacatatggatttcccgCTTGCCAAGCATCTTTTGTTGaaaaggctttcttttctccaatgtatgttttctacacctttgtctagtataagatgatatatttatgtgggtttgtctctgtgtcttctcttctatttcattgatcttcATGCCTATTTTGTTGCCAGTACCATGTTGCTTAGCAAGCACTTCTAAACCGCAATTTAGGGTTTCACAtagttctttaaattatttttattttattttattttttgcattgctggggatCCAGCTCATAGCTTATACCTGCCAGGCATGCATTCTACCACCAATATACaaccctacttttttttttttgtaatacaaTACTAGCATACTCTTTTAATAGCATAATTAAAAGAGAGTCTAAATAGAAATTCTATAATTTGAGTAACTGAGTTTAGTTAAATTTCCTGGTAAAAAGAGCCATCATTCTTTTATCTAAATTTTAGTTATAATTCAAATATTGTTTAGCTCAAATGATCTAATAGTTTTAGTTAGCTGTTTGTTCTGTCTTGTATTGAGCCTGCGTGTCTATTCAAGTAAATCTTACACATTTATTTGTGTGAATATGTTTTCTTCCAGGAATAGAAGATGGTAGCGAATTGGGGGGGAGAggagtttcaaatttattaaatagaaattttatacCTAAATATTGTATTCCTCCAATTCTAGTTTGGGCAAATTTAAATTTCTGTGTGGTGTTGATCTAAACCATCATcccagagagagaggggaagagatgaAAAGAAAGGCATACCCTTGGAATTCTGAGACTTTTTGCAATTTTCTAGCACTTTCACAACATAGTGATGATTGTAGGGCTTCAGTGATTGTCAGAAAGTCATGTTTTTCCTGTGGAGCTTTCCTCTCCTCtactctcttcccttctcctctattatttcccttcctcctttctcctcccccctcttctttctcccccCTGTGCATTCAGAAATTGGCTtaaaatgacataattctataaaaacaaaagggaCATTTTCAAACTGAGTCTCATAAGATCTCTGAAGAGGAATCCTAGCAGAAGGTGACATCTCTATTTTGATGAAGTTTTCCTTTTACCTGTTTCATACATTGggatttcattgaaaaaaaaaaaaaaagtaaaggttttcagagctttaaaaaaaaaaaaacaataaaaacaaaaagaggtcTGGACGACTTGCTTGCAGCCCGTGTCAAAGGTCAGCTTCACCTACTGTCCTCTCTGGGTTCTTTTGTCCATGACGCATCACTTCTCACCACAGGTTGGTGTGCATATTAACATTCCTTAATAGGTAGGACCACAAAATTACTTAATTATTAGTGTTGTTATTTAAGACATAAATTCTCATATGAAAATTTACATCCCAAtattctttagtttatttttagttgatCCCTTCTACAATGCAAAGAAAAACTCTACAGGTTGAAAAAAGAAGTCGAACTAGGAGATAAGACCTCAGATCTCATTCCggtttttatgattttatgaaCTAGACCTCAATTTCCTGCCAAGGAAATAAGGCTAACAAAACATACCATGTCTTTCTCACAAGGAATGATGTTGATATTACAGATAAGTAAACaagatgttaaatgaaataatgactGGAATATATGTAGAATTGCTTTGCAAACTGGAAACAAAGTTATGCAAGCTTCTTTCATTATAATCAGTTATCAGAAGAATCTTATATATGACTAAACACAAAAAGCCAGCACTAGTGGGTCTTAATTCTACATAACAGACACGtttaaaacatttgtttctttttgctaatatattttacttgtaaGTTTTCTGGCAATTTGTATCTTCCCTTTAGAATGTAAGCATCACAACTAGGTTCTGGCTTTTTAGACAAATAGcataagtaaaagaaagaagaaaaaaaagggaaatagtGAGTGTGGGGGGTCTATATCAAAGTGTATGATGATAATCATTATTTGACCTCTGATCTGTAAACATGAAGGTTTCATGTAGTTAAACCTAATAATTCAGCTTTCTGCTTTAGCAAAATGTCCAAATCCAACTAgcagtttcaaaaaaaatcattgaattgaaATGAACTTGGAAATAAAGCTTCTTCCATAATGATTATTCTTCAGTAGGAACAATCAATAGGAAGCTATGGGCAAGTGTGTTAAAAATGCAAGGAATCAAATTGCTGATttaccctttctctcttttttcccccctcccatCTTTCTGGGATAGGTATGTGCAAATAAAAGGAGAAGGAACTATAAACTGACCATGGATCTGGAAAAAGATTATGCGACacacaaagggaaaaataaacttGGTGGAGAATTGTCAGGCATGCTGCCCCTTTGCAACAATATAATTAATATCTCCTGTGTGAAAAGCAACTGGTCAAGCCATGTTCGTGCTTCATTGTACAGCTTAATGGTACTGATAATTCTGATCACTCTGGTTGGCAATCTGATAGTCATTATTTCCATACCACATTTCAAGCAACTTCACACCCCCACTAATTGGCTCATTCATTCCATGGCCATTGTGGACTTCCTGCTGGGGTGCCTGGTGATGCCTTATAGCATGGTGAGGTCAGTTGAGCACTGCTGGTATTTTGGAGAGTTCTTCTGTAAAATTCACACTAGCACTGACATTATGCTGAGTTCAGCCTCCATTTTTCACTTGTCCTTCATTTCCATTGACCGCTACTATGCAGTGTGTGATCCATTGAGATACAAAGCCAGGATCAATATCTTGGTAATTCTTGTGATGATCTTCATTAGTTGGAGCATTCCTGCTATTTTTGCATTTGGAATGATCTTTCTGGAGCTAAACTTCAAAGGAATTGAAGagatatattataaacattttcacTGCACAGGGGGCTGTTCGATTGTCTTTAGCAAAACATCTGGGGTATT from Ictidomys tridecemlineatus isolate mIctTri1 chromosome 8, mIctTri1.hap1, whole genome shotgun sequence carries:
- the Taar1 gene encoding trace amine-associated receptor 1; translation: MLPLCNNIINISCVKSNWSSHVRASLYSLMVLIILITLVGNLIVIISIPHFKQLHTPTNWLIHSMAIVDFLLGCLVMPYSMVRSVEHCWYFGEFFCKIHTSTDIMLSSASIFHLSFISIDRYYAVCDPLRYKARINILVILVMIFISWSIPAIFAFGMIFLELNFKGIEEIYYKHFHCTGGCSIVFSKTSGVLAFLTSFYIPGSVMLCVYYRIYFIAKGQARSINHTNQKLHFGLEEKNGISQNKKRKAAKTLGIMMGVFLICWSPFFVCTVMDPFLNYTILPPLNDTFIWFGYLNSTFNPMVYAFFYPWFRRALKTILLGKIFQRDSFRCKLFLELNPQ